Proteins found in one Clostridium kluyveri DSM 555 genomic segment:
- a CDS encoding histidinol-phosphatase HisJ family protein, whose protein sequence is MFADYHVHTEFSDDSVYEMEEVVKDAIQIKMEEICFTDHVDYGVKLDWNDKKEIQYRDGMPMANVYYPEYFETIKELQYLYGDLIAIKKGMEFGVQVHTISQYEKLFVKYPFDFIILSVHQIDNLELWTQDFQKGKSQKEYNEKYYQELLEIVKQYKNYSVLGHLDIIIRYDKNGTYPFEKISDIVNEILKIVIRDGKGIEVNTSSYRYGLTDMTPSKDILTLYKKLGGEIITIGSDSHKKGQLGAHIENTKKVLFDMGFRYHCTYENMRPHFHKLI, encoded by the coding sequence ATGTTTGCTGATTATCATGTTCACACAGAATTTAGCGATGATTCTGTTTATGAAATGGAAGAGGTTGTAAAAGATGCAATACAAATAAAAATGGAAGAAATATGTTTTACGGATCATGTAGATTATGGAGTTAAGCTGGACTGGAATGATAAGAAAGAAATTCAATATCGCGATGGTATGCCTATGGCAAATGTGTATTATCCAGAATATTTTGAGACGATTAAGGAATTACAATATTTATATGGTGACTTGATTGCTATAAAAAAGGGAATGGAGTTTGGAGTACAGGTGCATACAATTTCTCAATATGAAAAGCTCTTTGTGAAATATCCATTTGATTTTATTATTCTATCTGTGCATCAAATAGATAACTTGGAATTATGGACACAGGATTTTCAGAAAGGAAAGAGCCAGAAAGAATATAACGAAAAATATTATCAAGAGCTGCTGGAAATTGTAAAACAATATAAAAATTATAGTGTTTTGGGACATTTAGATATTATTATAAGATATGATAAAAATGGCACATATCCGTTTGAAAAGATTTCAGACATAGTTAATGAAATTTTAAAAATTGTCATTCGTGATGGAAAAGGAATAGAAGTAAATACGTCATCCTACAGATATGGACTTACGGATATGACACCATCCAAAGATATACTTACTTTATATAAAAAATTAGGCGGTGAGATTATCACGATTGGAAGCGACAGTCATAAAAAAGGACAGCTAGGTGCACATATTGAAAATACCAAGAAAGTATTATTCGATATGGGATTTCGATATCATTGTACATACGAGAATATGAGGCCGCATTTTCATAAGTTGATATAA
- a CDS encoding MFS transporter: MFQLLLVIIYIAFISLGLPDSLLGSAWPSMYMEFGVPISYIGVISMIIAIGTVVSSLQSDKLTRKFGTGKITTISITMTAVALFGFSSSHSFGLLCFWAVPYGLGAGSVDASLNNYVALHYASRHMSWLHCMWGIGATIGPYMMGYALKHGQNWNAGYQYISFLQIAFAVVLFFSLPLWKNQKGTAEENDILAGKALPLKEVIQISGAKEVMLCFFCYCALEQTTGLWASSYLTLIKGFSIETAAGFASMFFIGITIGRVLSGFISMKLSDLQMIRLGQGIIAAGIIMMLLPLNEVISLVGLFFFGFGCAPIYPCIIHSTPSRFGADKSQAIIGVQMASAYVGTCVMPPLFGLIAKHINIVLLPVYLLIILLLMVMMHELLVKKTA; the protein is encoded by the coding sequence ATGTTTCAATTACTGTTAGTAATTATCTATATTGCATTTATTAGTCTTGGATTGCCCGATTCCTTATTGGGTTCGGCATGGCCATCCATGTATATGGAATTTGGGGTGCCGATTTCATACATAGGCGTCATTTCTATGATTATTGCAATCGGAACCGTTGTTTCAAGTTTACAGAGTGATAAACTTACCCGTAAATTTGGAACCGGAAAGATAACGACCATCAGCATTACTATGACGGCAGTTGCTTTATTTGGCTTTTCCAGTTCACACTCATTTGGTTTGCTTTGTTTCTGGGCAGTTCCTTACGGACTTGGAGCAGGTAGTGTTGATGCATCCTTGAATAATTATGTAGCACTTCACTATGCAAGCAGACATATGAGTTGGCTTCATTGTATGTGGGGAATCGGCGCAACTATTGGGCCTTATATGATGGGATATGCCTTGAAGCATGGTCAGAATTGGAATGCAGGTTATCAGTATATTTCCTTTTTACAGATTGCTTTTGCAGTAGTTTTGTTTTTTAGCCTGCCGTTATGGAAGAACCAAAAAGGGACGGCAGAAGAGAATGATATTTTAGCGGGAAAAGCATTGCCTTTGAAAGAGGTAATTCAGATTTCTGGAGCAAAAGAAGTAATGCTTTGTTTCTTTTGCTACTGTGCTTTGGAACAGACGACCGGCTTATGGGCAAGCAGTTATCTTACCCTGATCAAAGGATTTTCAATTGAGACAGCGGCTGGTTTTGCAAGTATGTTTTTTATTGGTATTACCATTGGGAGGGTATTAAGTGGATTTATAAGTATGAAATTAAGCGATTTACAAATGATTCGTCTGGGGCAGGGAATCATTGCGGCTGGTATTATTATGATGTTACTGCCGTTAAATGAAGTAATATCTTTGGTCGGCTTGTTTTTCTTTGGTTTTGGATGTGCGCCAATCTACCCATGTATTATTCACTCCACTCCGTCCCGTTTTGGTGCGGATAAGTCACAGGCAATCATCGGGGTTCAGATGGCAAGTGCATATGTGGGAACCTGTGTGATGCCGCCGCTATTCGGCTTAATTGCAAAGCATATAAATATTGTTTTGCTGCCGGTATATTTGCTAATCATTCTTTTATTAATGGTGATGATGCATGAATTGCTGGTAAAAAAAACTGCTTGA
- a CDS encoding AraC family transcriptional regulator: MSIAKCNVTVNSSGEEVQKHGTSEFPIAFYEENLSSYSIPWHWHEDFEIIWVISGSIKVSVNSTEHILNKNQGIFINAGFLHSIHATNDGEYVLRSIVFHPRLIGSIDSIYWQNYIEPIIQNKNLPYILLDPFINWQDKILAYSISVWNRLYNTENGFEIYVRNELSQLILIVLTNHSICEAKPSIRNLRNADRIKTMLQYIQMHFSETITISTLARVALISESEVLRCFHRTIHSTPNQYLKQYRIQKACQMLIDTDMTSIDIAFQCGFQSSSYFTKTFREQIGCTPLEYRKRDQQC, translated from the coding sequence ATGAGCATAGCAAAATGTAATGTAACAGTGAATTCTTCCGGTGAAGAAGTTCAAAAGCATGGAACGTCAGAATTCCCGATTGCTTTTTATGAGGAAAACTTATCAAGCTATTCTATTCCCTGGCACTGGCACGAAGATTTTGAGATTATATGGGTAATCTCAGGATCGATAAAAGTATCTGTTAATAGCACAGAACATATCCTAAACAAAAATCAAGGGATATTTATCAATGCAGGCTTTCTTCATTCCATTCATGCAACAAACGATGGCGAATACGTTTTAAGATCCATTGTTTTTCATCCAAGGCTAATCGGAAGCATAGATAGTATATACTGGCAAAATTATATTGAGCCGATTATCCAGAATAAAAATCTGCCATACATTTTATTAGACCCATTCATTAACTGGCAGGACAAAATACTCGCTTACTCGATTTCTGTATGGAACAGACTTTATAACACTGAAAATGGTTTTGAAATATATGTCAGGAACGAATTATCGCAATTGATTCTAATTGTGCTAACAAATCATTCCATATGTGAAGCAAAACCCAGCATTCGAAATCTTCGAAATGCCGATCGAATAAAAACCATGCTTCAATACATTCAGATGCATTTTTCAGAAACCATAACCATCTCTACTTTAGCAAGGGTAGCGCTGATCAGTGAAAGCGAAGTTCTGCGCTGTTTTCACCGTACAATCCATTCCACACCGAATCAGTACCTGAAACAATATCGAATCCAAAAAGCATGTCAAATGTTAATCGATACAGATATGACTTCTATCGATATTGCCTTTCAATGCGGATTTCAAAGCAGCAGCTACTTTACGAAAACTTTCCGAGAACAGATTGGCTGTACCCCTTTGGAGTACAGAAAAAGGGATCAGCAATGCTAA